A region of Jannaschia sp. W003 DNA encodes the following proteins:
- the bktB gene encoding beta-ketothiolase BktB, translating to MQDIVILGAARTAIGTFGGSLAATPPSQLGRVAAAAAMERAGVEPAQIGTVVFGHVINTEPRDMYLSRIAAMDAGVPDTVPAMNVNRLCGSGAQAVVSGAQALMLGDAEFALVGGAECMSRSPFALTGARWGTKMGDAEALDMMLGALNCPFGTGHMGVTAENVAERHGISREDQDAFALQSQQRAASAIAEGRFAEQIVPVMIRKRRDEVAFDTDEHPKSTTAEALAGLRPAFQKNGTVTAGNASGINDGAAALVLATAEAAERAGLKPLARIAGYAHAGVAPDVMGLGPIPAVRALAERTGIAPGDYDVVESNEAFAAQALAVSRELGLDGARVNPNGGAVALGHPVGATGAILCVKAVYEMARTDTKRALVTMCIGGGQGIAIALER from the coding sequence ATGCAAGACATCGTCATCCTCGGCGCCGCGCGCACCGCCATCGGCACCTTCGGCGGCAGCCTCGCCGCCACGCCCCCCTCGCAACTGGGCCGCGTCGCCGCCGCCGCCGCGATGGAGCGCGCCGGCGTGGAGCCCGCCCAGATCGGCACGGTGGTGTTCGGCCACGTCATCAACACCGAGCCGCGCGACATGTACCTCAGCCGCATCGCGGCGATGGACGCGGGCGTCCCCGACACGGTGCCGGCCATGAACGTGAACCGCCTGTGCGGCTCGGGCGCGCAGGCCGTGGTGTCGGGCGCGCAGGCGCTCATGCTCGGCGACGCCGAGTTCGCGCTGGTGGGCGGCGCCGAGTGCATGTCGCGCTCGCCCTTCGCGCTGACCGGCGCGCGCTGGGGCACCAAGATGGGCGACGCCGAGGCGCTCGACATGATGCTGGGCGCGCTGAACTGCCCGTTCGGCACCGGCCACATGGGCGTTACGGCCGAGAACGTGGCCGAGCGTCACGGCATCTCCCGCGAGGACCAGGACGCCTTCGCGCTGCAGAGCCAGCAGCGCGCCGCCTCCGCCATCGCGGAAGGACGCTTCGCCGAGCAGATCGTGCCCGTCATGATCCGCAAGCGCCGCGACGAGGTGGCCTTCGACACCGACGAGCACCCCAAGAGCACCACCGCCGAGGCGCTGGCCGGCCTGCGCCCCGCGTTCCAGAAGAATGGCACCGTCACCGCCGGCAACGCGTCGGGCATCAACGACGGCGCCGCCGCGCTGGTGCTGGCGACCGCCGAGGCCGCCGAACGGGCCGGGCTGAAGCCCCTCGCGCGGATCGCAGGCTACGCCCACGCCGGGGTCGCGCCCGACGTGATGGGCCTCGGGCCCATCCCGGCGGTGCGCGCGCTGGCCGAGCGCACCGGCATCGCACCCGGCGACTACGACGTGGTGGAATCCAACGAGGCCTTCGCCGCGCAGGCCCTCGCCGTCAGCCGCGAGCTGGGCCTCGACGGCGCCCGCGTGAACCCGAACGGCGGCGCCGTGGCGCTGGGCCACCCGGTCGGCGCCACAGGCGCGATCCTGTGCGTGAAGGCGGTGTACGAGATGGCGCGCACGGACACGAAGCGGGCGCTGGTGACGATGTGCATCGGCGGCGGGCAGGGCATCGCGATCGCGCTGGAGCGGTGA
- a CDS encoding GAF domain-containing protein, with product MRNATEGEDDVVALMATVVQELHNSDARFDWTGFYRVAGPGMLKLGPFQGGPACTSIPFGRGVCGAAARTGTTQVVPDVDAFADHIACGSTTRSEIVVPVRDGAGTLLGVLDIDSDELDAFDDLDAERLALLLEDTFGRLNAGPAELDIAV from the coding sequence TTGCGCAATGCCACCGAGGGCGAGGACGACGTCGTCGCGCTGATGGCCACCGTGGTGCAGGAGCTGCACAACTCCGATGCCCGCTTCGACTGGACCGGGTTCTACCGGGTCGCCGGGCCCGGGATGCTGAAGCTCGGCCCGTTCCAGGGCGGGCCGGCCTGCACCAGCATCCCGTTCGGCCGGGGCGTCTGCGGCGCCGCCGCCCGCACCGGCACCACCCAGGTGGTGCCCGACGTGGACGCCTTCGCGGACCACATCGCCTGCGGGTCGACCACGCGCTCCGAGATCGTGGTGCCGGTGCGCGACGGCGCCGGCACCTTGCTCGGCGTTCTCGACATCGACAGCGACGAGCTCGACGCCTTCGACGATCTGGACGCGGAGCGGCTGGCGCTGCTGCTGGAGGACACCTTCGGGCGCCTCAACGCCGGCCCGGCGGAGCTGGACATAGCGGTCTAG
- a CDS encoding ATP-binding protein, translating into MTRRPDRAPCAPGPEPPSAALPEVLPSGAEAATVGDAVPPLFAARFVATADAVRLQLARLEARCGAARLAPERTGDLLIVLSEILNNAVEHGTEPPRRGTLAVAVRRDGGILAVECRDDGRPLPAALLRPTDGPAVDGPFADMPEGGFGWAIIHDLAADLRHVREGGWNRLSFRLPG; encoded by the coding sequence ATGACCCGAAGGCCGGACCGCGCCCCGTGCGCCCCCGGCCCCGAGCCGCCCTCCGCCGCGCTCCCGGAGGTCCTGCCGTCCGGTGCCGAGGCGGCCACCGTCGGGGACGCGGTCCCGCCCCTCTTCGCGGCCCGGTTCGTCGCGACGGCCGACGCGGTGCGCCTCCAGCTCGCCCGCCTGGAAGCCCGATGCGGCGCGGCCCGCCTCGCGCCCGAGCGGACCGGCGACCTCCTGATCGTGCTCAGCGAGATCCTGAACAACGCGGTGGAGCACGGCACCGAGCCGCCGCGGCGCGGAACGCTCGCGGTCGCGGTGCGCCGGGATGGCGGCATCCTCGCGGTGGAGTGCCGCGACGACGGCCGCCCCCTGCCCGCCGCGCTGCTGCGGCCCACCGACGGTCCCGCCGTCGACGGCCCCTTCGCGGACATGCCCGAGGGGGGCTTCGGCTGGGCCATCATCCACGATCTCGCCGCCGACCTGCGCCATGTCCGCGAGGGCGGCTGGAACCGGTTGAGCTTCCGCCTGCCCGGCTGA
- a CDS encoding MOSC domain-containing protein, which translates to MARHHRDGQVAWIGLRPARRAPVRAVEAAEVGPAGLEGDRHPSPGKRAVTLIQAEHLAVISALCGTEATYPLLRRNLTVSGLNLAALKGREVAVGSAVLRIEGPCAPCSRMEETLGPGGYSAVRHHGGWCASVVAPGAVALGDAVVPR; encoded by the coding sequence ATGGCCCGCCACCACCGCGACGGGCAGGTGGCGTGGATCGGGCTGCGGCCCGCGCGCCGCGCGCCCGTGCGGGCGGTGGAGGCGGCGGAGGTCGGCCCCGCGGGGCTGGAGGGCGACCGCCATCCCAGCCCCGGCAAGCGCGCCGTCACGCTGATCCAGGCCGAGCACCTCGCCGTGATCTCGGCGCTGTGCGGGACCGAGGCGACCTATCCTCTCCTGCGCCGCAACCTCACCGTGTCTGGCCTCAACCTCGCGGCCCTGAAGGGGCGCGAGGTGGCGGTCGGCAGCGCCGTGCTGCGGATCGAGGGGCCCTGCGCGCCCTGCTCGCGCATGGAGGAGACGCTGGGGCCGGGCGGCTACTCGGCGGTGCGCCACCATGGCGGCTGGTGCGCCTCGGTGGTGGCGCCGGGGGCGGTGGCGCTGGGCGACGCGGTGGTGCCGCGGTAG
- a CDS encoding STAS domain-containing protein produces MAIQWEVVGDVLVAEVEDARIDAAGAVAFKEALRDRVAGHGGRVLLDLHRVAFLDSSGLGALVAVMKMLGGRPLELAAPCAVIRKVLRLTRMDEVFVLHDSRADALAPRDAA; encoded by the coding sequence ATGGCGATCCAGTGGGAAGTGGTCGGCGACGTGCTCGTCGCCGAGGTGGAGGACGCGCGCATCGACGCCGCCGGCGCCGTCGCCTTCAAGGAGGCGTTGCGCGACCGGGTCGCGGGCCACGGGGGGCGCGTCCTCTTGGACCTGCACCGCGTCGCGTTCCTCGACAGCTCCGGTCTCGGCGCGCTGGTCGCGGTGATGAAAATGCTCGGCGGCCGGCCGCTGGAGCTGGCCGCCCCCTGCGCCGTGATCCGCAAGGTGCTGCGGCTGACCCGCATGGACGAGGTGTTCGTGCTCCACGACAGCCGGGCCGACGCGCTCGCCCCGCGCGACGCGGCATGA
- a CDS encoding gamma-glutamyltransferase family protein, whose protein sequence is MRDFHTPGRSAVLAGNGMCATSHPMGALAAVDVLRRGGNAADAAIAGAVLLGLVEPQMTGLGGDCFALVKPAGSNEVEALNGSGRAPAGANAEALRARGLSAVPTDTVDAVTLPGAVDGFCALAERHGRLGIGDTLGPLADVFEAGAPVAPRVAFDWEIARDAPKGAAAAVYLNGGRPFRTGEHFALPGQAEALRRIAAEGRAGFYEGAVAEDLVASLQAMGGPHTLDDLAGVRADWGAPVSGTYRGTELMEHPPNGQGATAILLANILARFDVAAMDPLGAARVHLEAEATKLAYDARNRILADPDHTARLEHMLSPDTAQRLAALIDPARAMAAAAPLAESVHRDTIYITVVDRDRMAVSLIYSIFHSFGSGLASDRFGILFQNRGAGFSLERGHPNEMAPGKRPMHTIIPGMLREGGRVTMPFGVMGGAYQPAGHARFLSNMADFGMEPQAAIDAPRAFADGGALKVERGYPDAVRAELEAMGHAVEVPDVPLGGAQAIRIAGDHLVGASDPRKDGCALGY, encoded by the coding sequence ATGCGCGACTTCCACACTCCCGGCCGCTCGGCCGTGCTGGCCGGCAACGGCATGTGCGCCACGTCGCACCCGATGGGCGCGCTCGCCGCCGTCGACGTGCTGCGCCGGGGCGGCAACGCGGCCGACGCGGCGATCGCCGGCGCGGTGCTCCTGGGCCTCGTCGAGCCGCAGATGACCGGGCTGGGCGGCGACTGCTTCGCGCTGGTCAAGCCCGCCGGCTCGAACGAGGTGGAGGCGCTGAACGGGTCGGGCCGCGCCCCCGCGGGGGCCAACGCCGAGGCCCTGCGAGCGCGAGGCCTGAGCGCCGTCCCCACCGACACCGTGGACGCCGTGACCCTGCCCGGCGCGGTGGACGGCTTCTGCGCGCTCGCCGAGCGGCACGGCCGCCTCGGCATCGGCGACACGCTCGGCCCCCTGGCGGACGTCTTCGAAGCGGGCGCCCCCGTCGCCCCCCGCGTCGCTTTCGACTGGGAGATCGCGCGGGACGCCCCCAAGGGCGCTGCCGCCGCGGTCTACCTCAACGGCGGCCGCCCGTTCCGCACCGGCGAGCATTTCGCCCTGCCCGGCCAGGCCGAGGCGCTGCGCCGCATCGCCGCCGAGGGCCGCGCCGGCTTCTACGAGGGCGCGGTGGCCGAGGACCTCGTCGCCTCCCTGCAGGCGATGGGCGGCCCCCATACCCTGGACGACCTCGCGGGCGTGCGCGCCGACTGGGGCGCGCCGGTCTCGGGCACCTACCGCGGCACGGAGCTGATGGAGCATCCGCCCAACGGCCAGGGCGCCACGGCGATCCTGCTCGCCAACATCCTGGCCCGGTTCGACGTGGCCGCGATGGACCCGCTGGGCGCCGCGCGCGTGCATCTGGAGGCCGAGGCCACCAAGCTGGCCTATGACGCGCGCAACCGCATCCTCGCCGACCCCGACCACACCGCGCGGCTGGAGCACATGCTGTCCCCGGACACGGCCCAGCGGCTGGCCGCACTGATCGACCCCGCCCGCGCCATGGCCGCCGCCGCGCCGCTGGCCGAGTCGGTGCACCGCGACACGATCTACATCACCGTGGTGGACCGCGACCGCATGGCCGTCTCGCTGATCTACTCGATCTTCCACTCCTTCGGATCGGGCCTCGCCTCGGACCGCTTCGGCATCCTGTTCCAGAACCGCGGCGCGGGCTTCTCCTTGGAACGGGGGCATCCCAACGAGATGGCGCCGGGCAAGCGGCCCATGCACACGATCATCCCCGGCATGCTGCGCGAGGGGGGCCGCGTCACGATGCCGTTCGGCGTCATGGGCGGGGCCTACCAGCCCGCGGGCCACGCGCGGTTCCTGTCGAACATGGCGGACTTCGGGATGGAGCCGCAGGCGGCGATCGACGCGCCCCGCGCCTTCGCGGACGGCGGCGCGCTGAAGGTCGAGCGGGGCTACCCCGACGCCGTGCGCGCCGAGCTGGAGGCGATGGGGCACGCGGTCGAGGTGCCCGACGTGCCGCTCGGCGGGGCGCAGGCGATCCGGATCGCGGGCGACCACCTCGTAGGGGCGAGCGACCCGCGCAAGGATGGCTGCGCGCTGGGGTATTGA
- a CDS encoding thiolase family protein, which produces MRDVVIAGARRTPMGGFGGAFAGVPAADLGGAAIRAALDDAGLDPARVDEVLMGCVLPAGQGQAPARQAGFRAGLPESVPATTLNKMCGSGMKAAMMAFDAVALGQSDAVVAGGMESMSNAPYLLPAMRGGARLGHGKAIDHMFLDGLEDAYDKGRLMGTFAEDCAEAFQFTREAQDEYALRSLSRAQGAIAEGRFEAEVVPFTVRGRRGETTVAEDEQPGTARPDKIPHLKPAFREGGTVTAANSSSISDGAAALVIASGDAGLPERARIVGHASHAQAPGLFTTAPVPAARKLLERIGWTVDDVDLWEVNEAFAVVPMAFMHEMGLDPDRVNVEGGACALGHPIGASGARIVVTLLHALERRGLRRGVAAICIGGGEGTAVAIERRGAL; this is translated from the coding sequence ATGAGAGACGTGGTTATCGCGGGCGCGCGGCGCACGCCCATGGGCGGCTTCGGCGGGGCCTTCGCGGGCGTGCCGGCGGCCGATCTCGGCGGCGCGGCGATCCGGGCCGCGCTTGACGACGCCGGCCTCGACCCGGCGCGCGTGGACGAGGTGCTGATGGGCTGCGTGCTGCCCGCCGGGCAGGGGCAGGCCCCGGCGCGGCAGGCGGGCTTCCGGGCGGGCCTGCCCGAGTCGGTGCCCGCGACCACGCTCAACAAGATGTGCGGCTCGGGCATGAAGGCGGCGATGATGGCCTTCGACGCCGTGGCGCTGGGCCAGTCGGACGCGGTGGTCGCGGGCGGCATGGAGAGCATGTCGAACGCCCCCTACCTGCTGCCCGCCATGCGCGGCGGCGCCCGGCTGGGGCACGGGAAGGCGATCGACCACATGTTCCTCGACGGGCTGGAGGACGCCTACGACAAGGGCCGCCTCATGGGCACCTTCGCCGAGGACTGCGCCGAGGCGTTCCAGTTCACCCGCGAGGCGCAGGACGAGTATGCGCTGCGCTCGCTGAGCCGCGCGCAGGGCGCCATCGCCGAGGGGCGCTTCGAGGCCGAGGTCGTCCCCTTCACGGTGCGGGGCCGCCGGGGCGAGACTACGGTCGCCGAGGACGAGCAGCCCGGCACCGCGCGGCCCGACAAGATCCCCCACCTCAAGCCCGCCTTCCGCGAGGGCGGCACGGTCACGGCGGCCAACAGCTCTTCGATCTCGGACGGCGCGGCGGCGCTGGTGATCGCCTCGGGCGACGCGGGGCTTCCGGAGCGCGCGCGCATCGTCGGCCACGCCTCCCACGCGCAGGCGCCGGGGCTCTTCACCACCGCACCGGTGCCCGCGGCGCGCAAGCTCCTGGAGCGGATCGGCTGGACGGTGGACGACGTGGACCTGTGGGAGGTCAACGAGGCCTTCGCCGTGGTGCCCATGGCGTTCATGCACGAGATGGGCCTAGATCCGGACCGCGTGAACGTCGAAGGCGGCGCCTGCGCGCTGGGCCACCCCATCGGCGCCTCAGGCGCGCGCATCGTGGTGACGCTGCTCCATGCGCTGGAGCGGCGCGGTCTGCGACGCGGCGTGGCGGCGATCTGCATCGGCGGCGGCGAGGGGACGGCCGTGGCAATTGAACGGCGCGGAGCCTTGTAA
- a CDS encoding lytic murein transglycosylase produces MRMIPVAALLALAMPAAAQDAIVTTTLTPPGSAAPAAVPSALAAPLPPAAPATSMRPRIRAGATSAPLRAAAPVRAAPVTPEAAAAIAREALAVLARTPRRAAPAALAPAVAAPVPAGAPVRSALPVQRPARSGALLTVRAGADMPVDFGAWLADFRPRALAAGIDAAAFDRFMGDAELLPDVVRRDRNQSEFTKTPWDYLEIAASGQRVANGRKALARHADALARIEARWGVPAEVLVAVWGLETSFGGFRGSTPTISALATLAAEGRRRDFFEAQLLAALRILAAGETTPARMEGSWAGAMGHTQFMPTSWEELSVDWDGDGRRDVWGDDPLDALASAANYLAHHGWRRGEPWGAEVVLPEGFDYALTGVGRERPAAEWEALGVARADGAPLAANDAVSVIVPGGHEGAAFARYPNFDAIEAYNPADAYVIGVGHLADRIAGGAPIAGDWPRQDRALTRDERMEVQALLERAGIDPGGVDGLVGPLTLAAIQRWQAERGLVPDGYAGPRLLERMRK; encoded by the coding sequence ATGCGAATGATCCCCGTCGCGGCCCTCCTCGCGCTGGCCATGCCCGCCGCTGCGCAGGACGCGATCGTCACCACCACGCTGACGCCCCCCGGCAGTGCCGCGCCCGCGGCCGTGCCCTCCGCGCTGGCCGCCCCGCTGCCTCCCGCCGCCCCGGCCACCTCCATGCGCCCGCGCATCCGCGCCGGGGCCACGTCGGCGCCGTTGCGCGCGGCCGCGCCGGTACGCGCGGCCCCCGTCACGCCCGAGGCCGCCGCCGCCATCGCCCGCGAAGCCCTTGCCGTGCTCGCCCGCACGCCGCGCCGCGCCGCGCCCGCCGCCCTGGCCCCCGCCGTCGCGGCGCCCGTGCCCGCCGGCGCGCCGGTCCGCAGCGCTCTGCCCGTGCAGCGCCCCGCCCGCAGCGGCGCGTTGCTCACGGTGCGCGCCGGCGCCGACATGCCCGTGGACTTCGGCGCATGGCTTGCGGACTTCCGACCCCGCGCCCTGGCGGCCGGCATCGACGCCGCCGCCTTCGACCGCTTCATGGGGGACGCCGAGCTGCTGCCGGACGTGGTGCGCCGCGACCGCAACCAGTCCGAGTTCACGAAGACCCCCTGGGACTACCTGGAGATCGCCGCGAGCGGGCAGCGGGTGGCGAACGGGCGCAAGGCCCTGGCCCGCCACGCGGACGCGCTGGCCCGGATCGAGGCCCGCTGGGGCGTGCCCGCCGAGGTGCTGGTGGCGGTCTGGGGGCTGGAGACCTCGTTCGGCGGGTTCCGGGGCAGCACGCCCACGATCTCCGCCCTCGCCACCCTCGCCGCCGAGGGCCGCCGCCGCGACTTCTTCGAGGCGCAGCTCCTCGCCGCCCTGCGCATCCTCGCCGCCGGAGAGACCACGCCCGCCCGCATGGAAGGCTCCTGGGCCGGCGCCATGGGGCATACCCAGTTCATGCCCACCTCGTGGGAGGAGCTCTCCGTGGACTGGGACGGCGACGGGCGCCGCGACGTCTGGGGCGACGATCCGCTCGACGCGCTGGCCTCGGCCGCCAACTACCTCGCCCACCACGGCTGGCGCCGGGGCGAGCCCTGGGGCGCCGAGGTCGTGCTGCCCGAGGGCTTCGACTACGCCCTGACCGGCGTGGGCCGCGAGCGCCCCGCAGCGGAGTGGGAGGCGCTGGGGGTCGCGCGCGCGGACGGCGCCCCGTTGGCGGCGAATGACGCCGTCTCCGTCATCGTGCCCGGCGGCCACGAGGGCGCGGCCTTCGCGCGCTACCCCAACTTCGACGCCATCGAGGCCTACAACCCCGCCGATGCCTACGTAATCGGCGTGGGCCACCTCGCCGACCGCATCGCCGGCGGCGCGCCCATCGCGGGCGACTGGCCGCGGCAGGACCGGGCGCTCACGCGCGACGAGCGGATGGAGGTGCAGGCGCTGCTGGAGCGGGCCGGCATCGACCCGGGCGGCGTGGACGGGCTTGTCGGCCCCCTGACCCTCGCGGCGATCCAGCGCTGGCAGGCCGAGCGCGGCCTGGTCCCCGACGGCTACGCCGGCCCGCGCCTCCTGGAGCGAATGCGGAAGTAG